The candidate division TA06 bacterium B3_TA06 genome includes a region encoding these proteins:
- a CDS encoding acetate--CoA ligase, whose amino-acid sequence MSNIGNYEERYKAFDWAEAQEHLGYKEGDFLNIGYYCSDRICDQGKADKLALIWEGSDGTVKKYTFNDIRVLSNTYAKFLKDSGIEKGDRVCIFMDRIPDLYISLLGILKIGAIAQPLFSAFGPESLITRLANAETKAVLTTRKHVSKVRKIKADLPALKHVIIVDGEPKKKVPGEIVFELEKAEPVEEFESFAADLETPSLLHYTSGTTGQPKGALHVHSAIFAQAITTRWVLDLNDSDIYWCTADPGWVTGTSYGIIGPWSLGITQVVLDAGFIPDRWYKFIADHKVTVWYSAPTAIRMLMKQGEEIVKKYDLSSLRYLASVGEPLNAEAVHWSRQAYGLPFNDNFWQTETGSIVISNYPGMEIKPGSMGRPFPGITATVLDLKTHEPITEPGKVGLIALRPGWPSMFRQYWRNPETYRSKFDKGWYICGDRASIDKDGYFWFVGRDDDVINTGGHLVGPFEIESALLEHPAVAESAAVGKPDEVNMEVVKAFVALKPGFEPSDDLELNIMNFIRKRLSPLAMPQEIEFVSSLPKTRSGKIMRRVLRAQEWGEEVGDLSTLEND is encoded by the coding sequence ATGAGCAACATCGGCAACTACGAGGAACGCTACAAAGCCTTCGACTGGGCCGAGGCACAAGAACACCTGGGATACAAGGAAGGCGATTTCTTAAACATAGGCTACTACTGTTCAGACCGCATCTGTGATCAGGGTAAGGCGGACAAATTAGCCCTTATCTGGGAAGGCTCCGACGGCACCGTAAAGAAATATACGTTTAATGACATCCGGGTACTCTCCAACACCTACGCCAAGTTCCTGAAGGATTCAGGTATCGAGAAAGGCGACCGGGTATGTATATTTATGGACCGGATCCCGGATCTCTACATCTCACTACTGGGAATCCTCAAGATCGGTGCCATAGCCCAACCCCTGTTCTCCGCCTTCGGCCCTGAATCTCTTATAACCCGTCTTGCCAACGCCGAGACCAAGGCAGTCCTCACGACCCGCAAACACGTATCCAAGGTTCGTAAGATAAAGGCCGATCTGCCTGCACTTAAACATGTAATCATCGTTGACGGCGAGCCAAAGAAGAAAGTCCCCGGTGAGATAGTCTTCGAACTGGAGAAGGCGGAACCGGTTGAAGAGTTTGAAAGCTTTGCAGCCGATCTGGAAACCCCATCCCTCTTACACTACACCTCGGGCACCACAGGTCAGCCAAAGGGAGCGTTGCACGTGCACTCTGCAATCTTCGCCCAGGCTATTACCACGCGCTGGGTGCTTGATTTAAATGACTCGGACATCTACTGGTGCACCGCCGATCCGGGCTGGGTCACCGGAACCTCATACGGCATCATCGGCCCCTGGTCTTTAGGTATAACCCAGGTGGTGCTTGATGCAGGCTTTATTCCTGACCGCTGGTACAAGTTTATTGCCGACCACAAGGTGACCGTGTGGTACTCCGCCCCCACCGCGATCCGCATGCTCATGAAGCAAGGGGAAGAGATCGTTAAGAAATACGACCTCTCTTCGTTGAGGTATCTGGCGAGTGTGGGTGAACCCCTAAACGCGGAGGCGGTGCACTGGTCTCGGCAAGCCTACGGCCTGCCCTTCAACGATAACTTCTGGCAGACCGAAACCGGCTCGATCGTCATCTCAAATTACCCTGGGATGGAGATAAAACCCGGGTCCATGGGCAGGCCATTCCCCGGCATCACAGCGACCGTGCTGGATTTAAAGACCCACGAACCGATCACCGAACCGGGCAAGGTCGGGCTTATCGCCTTAAGACCGGGCTGGCCATCCATGTTCCGCCAATACTGGAGGAATCCCGAGACCTACAGATCCAAGTTCGACAAGGGCTGGTACATCTGCGGCGACCGGGCGTCAATAGATAAGGATGGCTACTTCTGGTTCGTTGGTAGAGACGATGATGTCATCAATACAGGTGGACATCTGGTTGGACCTTTCGAGATCGAGTCGGCGCTCTTAGAGCATCCTGCGGTAGCAGAGTCCGCGGCGGTAGGCAAGCCGGATGAGGTCAACATGGAGGTTGTCAAGGCGTTCGTGGCCTTAAAGCCCGGATTCGAACCATCAGACGACCTCGAGCTCAATATCATGAACTTCATCCGCAAGAGGCTCTCGCCCCTGGCCATGCCGCAGGAAATCGAGTTCGTTTCCTCGCTGCCAAAGACCCGCTCCGGCAAGATAATGCGCCGGGTCCTGCGCGCCCAGGAGTGGGGCGAGGAGGTCGGCGACCTCTCGACGCTGGAGAACGACTAA
- the kbl gene encoding glycine C-acetyltransferase: protein MAYSDKVREHYKKTIAEIRNGGLFKEERFIHSPQAADIKVEYPEGAELTSLINMCANNYLGLSSHPEVIKAAHDGLDSRGYGMSSVRFICGTQDIHRELQDKLTKFLGTEDTVLFPSCMDANAGVFEAILGEEDVIIADRLVHASLIDGIRLCKAQYDSFKHMNMDHLAQKLEMHQDKRIRLVVTDGVFSMDGDFAPLDKMVELCERYDSMILLDDSHATGFIGKTGKGTHEHFGVVGKIDVITTTLGKALGGASGGCVSGRAEIVEMCKQRARPYLFSNTMPPVIVAAASRVMDIISQTTERRDKLEQNTKYFREKMTEAGFDIRPGETPIVPVMLYNAQLSQDIAHDLYAEGIYVIGFFYPVVPQGQARIRCQLSAAHEREHLDKAIAAFKKIGAKHGILGLKKKEIIEKFGV from the coding sequence ATGGCATACAGCGATAAGGTTCGCGAGCACTACAAAAAAACCATAGCCGAGATCCGCAATGGGGGTCTTTTCAAGGAGGAGCGGTTCATCCACTCCCCGCAAGCAGCGGACATCAAGGTGGAGTACCCGGAAGGTGCAGAGCTTACCAGCCTCATCAACATGTGCGCCAACAACTACCTGGGACTTTCCTCGCATCCTGAGGTGATAAAGGCCGCACACGACGGGCTTGATTCCCGGGGCTACGGGATGAGCTCGGTGCGCTTTATCTGCGGCACCCAGGACATACACCGCGAGCTGCAGGACAAGCTGACAAAGTTCCTGGGCACCGAGGACACGGTGCTGTTCCCATCGTGCATGGACGCCAACGCCGGCGTGTTCGAGGCTATACTGGGCGAGGAGGATGTGATCATCGCCGATCGCCTGGTGCACGCCTCGCTGATTGACGGCATCCGGCTCTGCAAGGCGCAATACGATTCGTTCAAGCACATGAACATGGATCATCTTGCGCAGAAGCTCGAGATGCATCAGGACAAGCGCATCCGGTTGGTGGTGACCGACGGCGTCTTCTCAATGGACGGCGACTTTGCACCGCTCGATAAGATGGTCGAACTTTGTGAACGCTACGATTCCATGATCCTGCTGGATGATTCCCACGCCACCGGATTCATCGGCAAGACCGGAAAAGGCACGCACGAGCACTTCGGTGTTGTTGGTAAAATCGATGTCATTACCACGACCCTGGGCAAGGCTTTGGGCGGGGCGTCAGGCGGATGCGTCTCAGGCCGTGCAGAGATCGTTGAGATGTGCAAACAGCGCGCGCGTCCCTATCTATTCTCGAACACCATGCCTCCGGTGATCGTTGCCGCGGCCTCGAGGGTGATGGATATAATCTCACAGACCACCGAGCGCCGCGACAAGCTGGAGCAGAACACAAAATACTTCCGGGAGAAGATGACCGAGGCCGGGTTTGACATCCGTCCTGGCGAGACGCCCATCGTGCCGGTTATGCTCTACAACGCCCAGCTCTCTCAGGACATAGCCCACGACCTCTACGCCGAAGGGATCTACGTGATAGGTTTCTTCTATCCGGTGGTGCCGCAGGGCCAGGCGCGTATCCGCTGCCAGCTCTCCGCCGCTCACGAGCGCGAGCACCTGGACAAGGCGATTGCCGCATTCAAGAAGATCGGCGCCAAGCACGGCATCCTGGGCCTTAAGAAGAAGGAGATCATCGAGAAGTTCGGGGTATAG
- a CDS encoding DNA mismatch repair protein MutS, with amino-acid sequence MADLTPLLKQYHEIKRRYPDALLFFRMGDFYEMLYDDAKVAARVLGIALTSRQYGSSGSIPLAGVPVKSYEAYLTKLVKAGLKVAICEQVELPDPKKKLLKRDVTEVITPGTIASEEMLDASAGNYLAAVVKVEGKAGIAYADVSTGEFVCGQARISEAEEHLAKVSPRELLLAEEEGWRPCSFETSIQPVAGYLFDEELAKGRLLDHFKVATLEGLGLEGRALALRAAGAVLSYLIEQKKSVLPHIEGLRVFDSGHYLVVDEFTQRNLELLQRQRDRSAEGSLFSVLNRTLTPPGTRLLRRWLIFPLRDRQEINARLDAVEELFTNKELSDNLGELLKETGDPERLVSKIATQRANPREVRRLGAILRLGAEIKGELKKAQSNLLKGLAERIEDFSKLATEIEQTIIGDPSVVLLEGGIINKGINEELDELRSLTHDARKHIAALQLKERSATGINKLKVGYNSVFGYYIEIPRSLASKAPSHYIRKQTLVSAERFFTPELKELEQKILTAEERSKIIEYEMFISFRARLAERSRSFKALADVMAEVDVLRSLAQAARENQYVKPQITEDDEVRITSSRHPVVEKLLAERFIPNDVRLDAKDNMVLLVTGPNMSGKSTYLRQVALAVIMAQMGSFVPARKASIGLVDKIFTRIGASDDLSRGVSTFLAEMAETANILRSATPKSLVILDEIGRGTSTYDGMAIAWAVIEYLHSSPELRPKTLFATHYHELTELASHFAGLRNASFSVKRTKDGVLFLRKLRYEPSDQSYGIEVARLAGLPKAVVERARFLLERIYGGETVSIDEILTEKKVQLRLFTGAVQDEIAAELAELDLDSLSPIEALQKLIAWQEKLKEG; translated from the coding sequence TTGGCCGACTTAACCCCACTTCTCAAACAGTATCACGAGATCAAGCGGCGCTATCCTGACGCGCTACTTTTCTTCAGGATGGGCGATTTCTACGAGATGCTGTATGATGACGCCAAGGTCGCAGCGAGGGTGTTGGGAATAGCGCTTACCTCCAGACAATACGGCAGTTCAGGTAGCATACCTCTCGCAGGTGTTCCGGTCAAAAGCTACGAAGCCTACCTTACCAAGCTGGTCAAGGCCGGGCTAAAGGTGGCCATCTGCGAACAGGTAGAGCTTCCCGATCCCAAAAAGAAACTCCTTAAACGCGACGTTACCGAGGTCATCACCCCTGGAACCATCGCCAGCGAGGAGATGCTTGATGCGTCAGCGGGCAACTACCTGGCGGCGGTGGTCAAAGTCGAGGGCAAAGCCGGAATCGCCTATGCCGACGTATCCACCGGCGAGTTCGTATGCGGCCAGGCTCGGATCTCAGAGGCAGAAGAGCACCTTGCCAAGGTCTCGCCCCGTGAACTGCTCCTGGCCGAAGAGGAGGGATGGCGACCTTGCTCATTTGAGACAAGCATTCAGCCGGTAGCTGGCTATTTATTCGATGAGGAGCTTGCCAAGGGGAGACTCCTTGATCACTTCAAGGTGGCCACCCTGGAAGGTTTGGGATTGGAGGGGCGTGCTTTGGCGCTGCGGGCCGCGGGTGCGGTGCTCTCATATCTCATCGAGCAGAAGAAGAGCGTTCTGCCGCACATCGAGGGCTTACGAGTATTTGACAGCGGCCACTATCTCGTTGTAGACGAGTTCACCCAGCGCAACCTGGAACTGCTCCAGCGCCAGCGGGACCGTTCCGCCGAAGGTTCTCTTTTCTCGGTCCTTAACCGCACCCTTACCCCTCCGGGCACCCGGCTCCTGCGGCGCTGGCTCATCTTTCCACTGCGAGACAGACAGGAGATCAACGCCCGGCTGGATGCCGTAGAAGAACTTTTTACAAACAAGGAGCTATCCGACAATCTAGGAGAACTTCTCAAAGAAACAGGGGACCCGGAGCGGCTGGTTTCAAAGATCGCGACCCAGCGCGCAAACCCAAGGGAGGTGAGAAGGTTGGGAGCTATCTTGAGGTTAGGTGCAGAGATTAAGGGGGAGCTAAAGAAGGCCCAATCCAATCTACTGAAAGGACTTGCTGAAAGGATAGAGGATTTTAGCAAGCTGGCAACCGAGATTGAGCAAACCATAATCGGTGATCCGTCTGTGGTTCTGTTGGAAGGGGGAATCATAAACAAGGGTATCAATGAAGAATTAGACGAGCTTCGCAGCCTTACCCATGACGCCCGAAAGCATATCGCTGCCCTTCAGCTAAAGGAACGATCCGCCACAGGTATCAATAAACTCAAGGTCGGCTACAACAGCGTGTTCGGCTACTACATCGAGATACCCCGTAGTCTGGCCTCCAAAGCTCCGTCCCACTACATCCGCAAGCAGACACTGGTTTCAGCCGAACGCTTCTTCACACCCGAACTAAAGGAGCTTGAGCAGAAGATTTTGACCGCAGAGGAGCGTTCTAAGATAATAGAGTACGAGATGTTTATCTCCTTCCGTGCCAGGCTTGCCGAGCGCTCGCGTTCGTTCAAGGCGTTGGCCGACGTGATGGCCGAGGTGGACGTGTTGCGCTCCCTGGCTCAGGCGGCACGTGAGAATCAGTATGTTAAACCTCAAATCACCGAAGACGATGAGGTTCGTATCACCTCCTCGCGCCATCCGGTGGTGGAGAAGCTTCTTGCAGAGCGGTTCATTCCGAACGATGTGCGGCTGGATGCGAAAGACAACATGGTTCTTCTGGTCACCGGGCCCAACATGTCAGGCAAGTCCACCTATCTCAGGCAGGTGGCTTTGGCGGTGATCATGGCCCAGATGGGTTCGTTCGTGCCTGCCCGCAAGGCCTCCATCGGTCTGGTGGACAAGATATTCACCCGCATCGGAGCCTCAGACGATTTATCCCGCGGGGTCTCCACCTTCCTTGCCGAGATGGCCGAGACTGCAAACATCCTGCGCTCGGCAACGCCCAAAAGCCTGGTGATCCTTGACGAGATAGGCCGGGGCACATCCACCTACGACGGGATGGCCATCGCCTGGGCCGTAATCGAGTACCTTCACAGCTCGCCCGAGCTTCGGCCCAAGACCCTCTTCGCCACCCACTACCACGAGCTGACCGAGCTCGCCTCGCACTTTGCGGGGCTGCGCAACGCAAGCTTCTCGGTAAAACGCACCAAAGACGGCGTCCTCTTCCTGCGCAAGCTGCGCTACGAACCCTCGGATCAGAGCTACGGGATCGAGGTGGCCAGGCTGGCCGGTCTGCCAAAGGCTGTGGTGGAGCGCGCACGGTTTCTCCTGGAACGCATCTACGGAGGGGAGACGGTCTCGATAGACGAGATTTTGACCGAGAAGAAGGTTCAGCTTCGGCTCTTCACCGGTGCGGTTCAGGACGAGATCGCCGCCGAGCTTGCCGAGCTTGACCTCGACTCCCTTTCACCCATCGAGGCATTGCAGAAGCTCATTGCCTGGCAGGAAAAACTGAAGGAGGGATGA
- a CDS encoding flagellar motor protein MotA, with the protein MIELFQKGGPMMWGLLAVFLIGLTFIIERFITLLIKARLNPMKFIDQLTAAVDSGGVEAGRELCDSTPQPVAKILGAGLAKVKLGREFVEEAIAAAGAVELGFLDRGMLWIAMASTLGPILGFLGTVTGMIKAFAAVATAGEVEPTIVATGISEALITTATGLLIAAPMVLFHTLFTSMIDRYSRDMEQAASSLVDYLLEKGILKG; encoded by the coding sequence ATGATCGAACTCTTCCAAAAGGGCGGTCCGATGATGTGGGGTCTGCTTGCAGTATTTCTAATCGGGCTCACCTTCATCATAGAACGGTTCATTACCCTTCTCATCAAGGCACGTCTGAACCCCATGAAGTTTATTGACCAACTTACCGCTGCTGTGGATTCAGGCGGTGTAGAGGCAGGACGCGAGCTGTGCGATTCTACACCCCAGCCGGTTGCCAAGATACTTGGCGCCGGATTGGCCAAGGTCAAGCTGGGACGTGAATTTGTCGAGGAAGCTATTGCAGCTGCGGGTGCTGTAGAGCTTGGCTTCCTGGATCGTGGGATGTTGTGGATCGCCATGGCATCTACTTTGGGTCCGATCCTGGGGTTTCTCGGCACCGTTACGGGTATGATCAAGGCGTTCGCGGCTGTCGCGACGGCGGGTGAGGTTGAACCCACCATCGTGGCAACTGGTATCTCCGAGGCGCTTATCACCACCGCTACCGGTTTGCTTATTGCCGCACCCATGGTGCTTTTTCACACCCTTTTTACCTCGATGATAGACCGTTACTCTCGTGATATGGAGCAGGCGGCCAGTTCGCTTGTGGATTATCTGCTTGAGAAGGGGATCCTGAAGGGTTAA
- the rimI gene encoding ribosomal-protein-alanine N-acetyltransferase produces the protein MPATHLILNPSTCECPMQRSLNLRAMQALDLERVCEIENVSFKAPWSKGMIKELCGLENAVCLVLDVDDVIQGYASARVESDEIPILHIVNLAVAPEARRQGKGRMLLRAILERGLDAGCEWAYLEVRTTNLAAIRLYQKAGFKIFRKRSHYYEDGFDAYEMGAVIEESFKSLGRQECP, from the coding sequence ATGCCTGCGACCCATCTGATCTTGAACCCTTCTACCTGCGAATGCCCGATGCAAAGAAGCCTAAACCTTAGAGCCATGCAGGCGCTTGACCTTGAACGAGTCTGTGAGATTGAGAATGTGTCCTTCAAAGCGCCGTGGTCGAAGGGGATGATTAAGGAGTTATGCGGGTTGGAAAACGCCGTCTGTCTTGTGCTTGACGTTGACGACGTTATTCAAGGTTATGCATCTGCCAGGGTCGAGAGCGATGAGATACCCATCCTTCACATAGTGAATCTGGCGGTCGCGCCTGAGGCCCGCAGGCAGGGAAAAGGAAGGATGCTTCTTCGCGCGATCCTTGAGCGTGGGCTTGACGCCGGATGCGAGTGGGCCTATCTTGAGGTTCGCACCACCAATCTGGCGGCGATTCGTTTATACCAGAAAGCCGGTTTTAAGATATTTCGTAAGCGCTCGCATTACTACGAGGACGGCTTTGACGCGTACGAGATGGGAGCCGTGATCGAAGAATCTTTTAAATCCTTAGGGAGGCAAGAATGCCCGTGA